The genomic segment AGAAAAACATGCTAAGAAGAAAAGGAATTTTGTAAGAAGTCattattgtaattttttaaaaattatatcataataaaatataaataaagcttCCATCTCCCATCCaaggaaaaaatgagaagaaacttcactttggtgagtgagtTCATTCTCCTGGGACTCACCAATCGCCTGGAATTGCAGATTCTCTTCTTCCCCCTATTTCTAGCCGTTTACATGGTCACAGTGGCAGGAAATTTGGGCGTGATTATGCTCATCCAGGTCAATGTCCggctccacacacccatgtacttcttcctgagCCACTTATCCTTTGTAGATCTGTGCTTCTCCACCAATGTGACTCCAAAGATGCTGGAGATTTTCCTCTCAGAGAAGAAAACCATTTCCTATTCTGCTTGTCTGGTGCAGTGTTACTTCTTTATCGCCTTGGTCCATGTGGAGATCTATATCCTGGCCGTGATGGCCTTTGACCGGTACATGGCCATCTGCAACCCTCTGTTTTATGGCAGCAAAATGTCCAAGAGTGTCTGTACATCCCTCATCACAGCGCCTTATGTGTATGGAGCTCTCACTGGGCTGATGGAGACCATGTGGACCTACAACCTGGCCTTCTGTGGACCCAATGAGATTAACCACTTCTACTGTGCTGACCCTCCACTGATTAAGCTGGCTTGTTCTGACACTTACAACAAAGAGACATCAATGCTTGTTGTGGCTGGGTGTAACCTTTCCTTTTCACTCCTCATTATCCTTGTttcctatttttatatttttcatgccATCCTGAGGATCCGCTCTACAGAGGGCAGACACAAAGCTTTCTCTACCTGTGGTGCCCATCTGACAGCTGTCACCATATTCTATGCAACtctttttctcatgtatctcagACCCCCCTCAAAGGAATCTGTGGAACAGGGGAAAATGGTGGCTGTATTTTATACCACGGTTATCCCCATGTTGAACCCcatgatttatagccttagaaataaAGATGTGAAAGAGGCATTTACCAAAAGGTTGTTGAGAAAAAAACTACTTTCTTAACATATCTTATTATTCTTTGTTCCCAAAAGTTTATCTAGACCATTTTGTGAAAGAGGCATTTACCAAAAGGTTGTTGAGAAAAAAACTACTTTCTTAACATATCTTATTATTCTTTGTTCCCAAAAGTTTATCTAGACCATTTTGTCAAGATTTAGGAAAGAACCGGTGATAAAATGGGAAATCAGGTATACCAAGTTAGAACTCTGCATTTTAAAGCTgtcataatataaatatataaaatgttgaTTGCAAAGTTTTACCTGCTTGTTATACTCATTCAtattaattagtttttttttttttttttttagttctttgttAGGCATATAGTAGAATGATATTTCTGGTCATTTTGGGACTGTGTGGGGACTTGTGGCTATTTATGGACAATGAGTTGGATTAGAAGTCATATGTGTCACTTCTCAGCTGAAAATTTAATTGTTTGTGAGACACCCCGCTtgttgctgctttttttttttttcatggccaCCACCAAGATTTAAGATGGTGTATGCTAACCCAGCTTGGGATCTTGAGTGAGGGGACATAGAACAGAGCCCTCAGTCAACTCACAATGAAAATATAGAACGGATAAGAAACACTCTTTGTTTTTATAGACTACTATGATCTGTTGACGTTTCTCGTTTCCACATCATGAAGTAGATTCTTCTGGCTGATGCAAACATGCAGAAACACGTGACATAGAAAGTGAACACCCAAACCttcaaagaaattttaaaattttgtttgtatTCTTCTAGTCATTTTATCTGTTTTTAGATATGTGTAtgcttaattaaaaatatttataattattaattAAAATCATTACATAAATCATTTACATAGTTTTAAAAGTTAAATGATATACAAGGACCACAACCAAATAAATATAAACTCCTAtttctctcctccccacccccaagttcCTGTGGGCAGCACattcttgttatttttgttgttgttgttgttctgataATAGCCTGCATATTTGTAATTATGTGCTGTATttcttttcattgattttttaaattgtggattTACCAATTGATATTATTAAAAGAAGGTATTGACATTCTTTTAGCAAGCCTTGCATTCCCACTTCACACAACTACTTCCTTCTACTCATCTTTACAAGAGTCACATTTGAAGtcttttttgttaaagccatggtTAATAGTAAAGTTACTATGAGTATATAATTGGTAATCTGATGAGTTAAGTAATTGTCTATGAATGTAATTGTTTGACTTTCATAGAGTTAATAGAGCTATGGGTCCCTGTATGGAgcaaagagttaagcacttgactaccagccaaaatgttggtggttagaacccgcCCAGAGGAGCCTTTGAAGACAGGCTTGGTGTTCAGCTTCCAGAAggacatagccttgaaaaccccatacaGCTGAGTTCTATCCTTATCCACATGGTATCGCTATAAGTTAGAATCCAGttcatgacaactaacaacaatacagCAATAGGCTTACTTTTTGGAGAGAAGAGGAATCAGATAGCAAGTCACCAAAACAAACAATGAAATCTTTTCAGGTCCTAGTAAGTGTTATGAGAAGGTAAAGTAAGACAATGGGGAAGAAAATTGCAGGATCAGAAGTGTGGGGCATGCTAATGTGCTATTTTGTATGGAAGGGGAAGGTCTCTTAGAAGAGGTGACATTGGATTGAAGCCTAAATGAGAAGACAATCATGAGTGGATCTTTGGAAAGCATATCAAGCAGAAATGATAACAAGTACAGCGCTTCAGGTATTAACTTGACATGTTggagtatcaaaaaaaaaaaaaaaaaaaaaaagacaatgtggCTGGAGCTTAATAAATGGGGGAAATACTAGGAGGAGGTACAGTCAGAAAGGTGGCCCCTTTGTTTCTTGCACGATGCTGCAGATTTCCAGAGTTGACTTGGCAAATGGACTGCAACGTTGTGCTTATATGTCCATTTTCAGTTGCTGCCACCTGATATGTGGCGGACATTCCCTCACGTTAGTATGAGAGAATCAGCAATTTGCTTAAACAAGATTTTATTATTATGATGATGATAGCTTTTGCCCTACCCAGAACAGCAGAGGGAATTTTGTGTAACATTTAGTGGCCTTTCTACTGCCAGCTCCAGGTTACCCCCACAGTCCCTTTAACCCTTATCATTTATGATTCAGCTAAGGCGTTGCCCCGTTCAGAAAGATTTGTCTAATAGATTCAGGCTGTGGAGTTACCACAACCAGATTCACAATGGGTTTACAATTCTAtcataggatttataacatgatATTGTAGTTAAATGTGTGTACTTCAGTTTTTCTAGGAAGGGACCGTGCCTTTTAATCTTTTTATCTTTACTAC from the Loxodonta africana isolate mLoxAfr1 chromosome 7, mLoxAfr1.hap2, whole genome shotgun sequence genome contains:
- the LOC100669069 gene encoding olfactory receptor 5M8-like gives rise to the protein MRRNFTLVSEFILLGLTNRLELQILFFPLFLAVYMVTVAGNLGVIMLIQVNVRLHTPMYFFLSHLSFVDLCFSTNVTPKMLEIFLSEKKTISYSACLVQCYFFIALVHVEIYILAVMAFDRYMAICNPLFYGSKMSKSVCTSLITAPYVYGALTGLMETMWTYNLAFCGPNEINHFYCADPPLIKLACSDTYNKETSMLVVAGCNLSFSLLIILVSYFYIFHAILRIRSTEGRHKAFSTCGAHLTAVTIFYATLFLMYLRPPSKESVEQGKMVAVFYTTVIPMLNPMIYSLRNKDVKEAFTKRLLRKKLLS